Proteins from a genomic interval of Lysobacter arenosi:
- a CDS encoding glycosyltransferase family 2 protein produces MADGLHIPTRPDRLTRDDLVVVIPALNESLRIREVVAGALGECPRVIVIDDGSDDGTAERVADLPVTVLRHEVRLGKGASLRDGFAAALAMGARAIVTMDGDGQHLARDIPRLLAAANRHPGHVVIGARLHRRSQQPLHRRLANEFADWGIAWGTGYGVADSQSGQRLYPAAVAALAEVPGEDFVFEAQILISAAQQLGTRCVSVPIESRYQTVHGDEQFRPSHFKPLRDFSRITSHIVAGVFRRGGIPAVFRSIRANPALIDDDERLGVLEPGRDPISALDDAAR; encoded by the coding sequence ATGGCTGACGGCCTCCATATCCCGACTCGCCCTGACCGGCTGACCCGCGACGACCTGGTCGTGGTGATCCCGGCGCTCAACGAGTCACTGCGCATCCGCGAAGTGGTGGCCGGCGCGCTCGGCGAATGCCCGCGCGTGATCGTCATCGACGACGGTTCCGACGACGGCACCGCCGAACGCGTCGCCGACCTGCCTGTCACCGTGCTGCGCCACGAAGTCCGGCTCGGCAAGGGCGCCAGCCTGCGCGACGGTTTCGCCGCGGCACTGGCCATGGGCGCCCGCGCGATCGTGACGATGGATGGCGACGGCCAGCACCTGGCGCGCGACATTCCGCGCCTGCTCGCCGCGGCCAACCGGCATCCGGGCCATGTCGTCATCGGCGCGCGCCTGCACCGCCGTTCGCAGCAGCCGCTGCACCGGCGCCTCGCCAACGAGTTCGCCGACTGGGGCATCGCCTGGGGCACCGGCTATGGCGTCGCCGACAGTCAAAGCGGCCAGCGCCTGTATCCGGCCGCGGTCGCGGCCCTCGCCGAAGTGCCAGGCGAGGACTTCGTGTTCGAGGCGCAGATCCTGATTTCGGCCGCACAGCAGCTGGGCACGCGCTGCGTGTCGGTCCCGATCGAATCGCGCTACCAGACCGTGCATGGCGACGAGCAGTTCCGTCCCAGCCACTTCAAGCCGCTGCGCGACTTCAGCCGCATCACCTCGCACATCGTCGCCGGCGTGTTCCGGCGCGGCGGCATCCCGGCGGTGTTCCGCAGCATCCGCGCCAATCCGGCGCTGATCGACGACGACGAACGGCTGGGCGTGCTCGAGCCCGGGCGGGACCCGATTTCCGCGCTCGACGACGCAGCGCGGTAA
- the fabG gene encoding 3-oxoacyl-ACP reductase FabG, whose translation MTTSKTQPRRALVTGGSGDIGSAICQRLAADGFEVIVHSNRNVERAQAVVDAIAAAGGHASAVSFDVADGEVTAAAMAGLLEQGAIQVVVNNAGIHDDAPMAGMSERQWRQVIDVSLHGFFHVTQPLLLPMARTRWGRVVSVSSVAAVLGNRGQTNYAAAKAALHGATKSLAREMGSRGITCNVVAPGLIAGRLADAAFAPAAIKQLVPAGRAGQADEVAALVGFLCSNAAGYINGQVIGIDGGMT comes from the coding sequence ATGACCACCTCCAAGACCCAGCCCCGTCGTGCCCTCGTCACCGGCGGCAGCGGTGACATCGGCAGCGCGATCTGCCAGCGCCTGGCGGCCGATGGCTTCGAGGTGATCGTCCATTCCAACCGCAACGTCGAACGCGCGCAGGCGGTCGTCGACGCAATCGCGGCCGCCGGCGGACACGCCAGCGCGGTTTCGTTCGATGTCGCCGATGGTGAGGTCACCGCTGCGGCAATGGCGGGCCTGCTCGAGCAGGGTGCGATCCAGGTGGTGGTCAACAACGCCGGCATCCACGACGACGCGCCGATGGCCGGCATGAGCGAGCGGCAATGGAGACAGGTCATCGATGTCTCGCTGCACGGCTTCTTCCATGTCACCCAACCGCTGCTGCTGCCGATGGCGCGCACGCGCTGGGGCAGGGTGGTCAGCGTGTCGTCGGTGGCGGCGGTGCTGGGCAACCGCGGCCAGACCAACTACGCCGCGGCCAAGGCCGCGCTGCACGGCGCGACCAAATCGCTGGCGCGGGAGATGGGCAGTCGCGGCATCACCTGCAATGTCGTGGCCCCGGGCCTGATCGCCGGCCGCCTGGCGGATGCCGCATTCGCGCCCGCGGCGATCAAGCAGCTGGTGCCGGCCGGCCGGGCCGGCCAGGCCGACGAAGTGGCTGCGCTGGTGGGCTTCCTGTGCTCGAATGCGGCCGGCTACATCAACGGCCAGGTGATCGGCATTGACGGCGGCATGACCTGA
- a CDS encoding phosphotransferase gives MAREDIAALIPHQGAMCLWEEIIDWDHERIRLVSHGHRDPAHPLRHNGRLHAVHLCEYGAQAMAVHGGLIARAAGEAVKPGMLVSLRGVELHVGRIDDLPGALEVEAHCLIAEASGGQYAFVIRHAGVELARGRAGVIHR, from the coding sequence ATGGCGCGTGAGGACATCGCCGCGCTGATTCCCCATCAAGGCGCGATGTGCCTGTGGGAAGAGATCATTGATTGGGACCACGAACGCATCCGCCTGGTTTCGCATGGGCATCGCGACCCGGCCCATCCGCTGCGTCACAACGGCAGGCTGCACGCGGTGCACCTGTGCGAGTACGGCGCGCAGGCGATGGCCGTGCACGGTGGCCTGATCGCGCGCGCCGCCGGCGAAGCGGTGAAGCCGGGGATGCTGGTGTCGCTGCGCGGCGTCGAGTTGCATGTCGGGCGGATCGATGACCTGCCCGGCGCGCTCGAGGTCGAGGCGCATTGCCTGATCGCCGAGGCTTCGGGCGGACAGTACGCATTCGTGATCCGCCACGCCGGGGTCGAACTGGCGCGCGGGCGCGCCGGAGTCATACATCGGTAG
- a CDS encoding acyltransferase — translation MNAHWKQRPEGGGRFAIWLIRSIARHGGRSVARLCLYPITAYFLLVRGPERRASREYLARVLGRSPGWLDVARHIHTFAATILDRVFLLSGQLSRFDIRVEGLEALAQRVDRGEGVLVFGSHLGSFDALRVLVTTRPALRVRIVLDISHNPALTQLLDALNPRLAADVIDAGQDGVAIVLAIQQALAGGELVALLVDRAAPGEAVTRVPFLGNDAAFPNAPWLIAATLQVPVVLAFGLYRGGNRYDLRFEEFSNGPDTLRQQVSRRDRREAVATVVRRYAARLQEQVLGAPYNWFNFYDFWDGDDAADDRQAQQAGRVGAAPGADVDAGKRDTVRGPGWGEPG, via the coding sequence TTGAACGCGCACTGGAAGCAGCGTCCCGAAGGCGGCGGCCGGTTCGCGATCTGGTTGATCCGCAGCATCGCCCGCCATGGCGGTCGTTCCGTGGCGCGGCTGTGCCTGTATCCGATCACCGCGTACTTCCTGCTCGTGCGCGGGCCGGAACGGCGCGCCTCGCGCGAGTACCTGGCGCGCGTGCTCGGACGGTCGCCGGGGTGGCTGGACGTCGCACGCCACATCCATACCTTCGCCGCCACGATCCTCGATCGCGTGTTCCTGCTCAGTGGCCAGCTTTCTCGCTTCGACATCCGTGTCGAGGGCCTGGAAGCGCTGGCGCAGCGCGTCGATCGCGGCGAAGGCGTGCTCGTCTTCGGCTCGCACCTGGGCAGTTTCGACGCACTGCGCGTGCTGGTGACGACGCGGCCCGCGCTGCGCGTGCGGATCGTCCTCGACATCTCGCACAATCCCGCGCTGACGCAACTGCTTGATGCGCTCAATCCGCGCCTGGCCGCCGATGTCATCGATGCCGGGCAGGATGGCGTCGCCATCGTGCTGGCGATCCAGCAGGCGCTGGCCGGCGGCGAACTGGTGGCGCTGCTGGTCGACCGCGCGGCGCCAGGCGAGGCCGTGACCCGCGTGCCGTTCCTCGGCAACGATGCCGCCTTCCCGAATGCGCCCTGGCTGATCGCGGCGACGCTGCAGGTGCCGGTCGTGCTCGCCTTCGGCCTGTACCGTGGTGGCAACCGCTACGACCTGCGTTTCGAGGAGTTCAGCAACGGGCCGGATACGCTGCGCCAGCAGGTGTCGCGCCGCGACCGGCGCGAGGCCGTGGCGACGGTGGTGCGGCGATACGCGGCGCGATTGCAGGAACAGGTGCTCGGCGCCCCTTACAACTGGTTCAACTTCTACGATTTCTGGGATGGCGATGACGCGGCGGACGACAGGCAAGCGCAACAAGCTGGGCGCGTGGGCGCGGCGCCTGGCGCCGATGTGGATGCTGGTAAGCGCGACACTGTGCGCGGCCCCGGCTGGGGCGAACCTGGTTGA
- a CDS encoding LolA-related protein gives MWMLVSATLCAAPAGANLVETVTAVDPAWILKAIARPVPASTPFVEVRGSKLLKTPLRLSGQYLRPDADTLVREVRAPYAETTTLRAGEATIARAGQAPRKFALSRVPELAGFQSNFAALLDGDRARLEQHYTLAAQGTRQRWNLTMAPRDAALAKRVQSIALYGRGSELRCIETRMVGSAPPQRTLLAGAAMDAANVADAAALEGICHGDATR, from the coding sequence ATGTGGATGCTGGTAAGCGCGACACTGTGCGCGGCCCCGGCTGGGGCGAACCTGGTTGAAACCGTCACGGCGGTCGATCCGGCCTGGATCCTCAAGGCCATTGCGCGGCCGGTGCCGGCGAGCACGCCGTTCGTGGAAGTACGCGGATCGAAACTGCTGAAGACGCCGCTGCGCCTGTCGGGCCAGTACCTGCGACCCGATGCGGATACGCTGGTTCGCGAAGTCCGCGCGCCCTATGCCGAAACCACGACGCTGCGCGCAGGCGAGGCGACGATCGCGCGTGCCGGCCAGGCGCCGCGCAAGTTCGCGCTGTCGCGCGTGCCGGAACTGGCCGGGTTCCAGAGCAACTTCGCTGCCTTGCTCGACGGTGATCGCGCCAGGCTGGAGCAGCACTACACGCTTGCGGCGCAAGGCACGCGCCAGCGCTGGAACCTGACGATGGCGCCCAGGGACGCCGCGCTGGCCAAGCGCGTGCAGTCCATTGCGCTGTACGGTCGCGGTTCGGAGTTGCGCTGCATCGAGACGCGAATGGTCGGTAGCGCGCCGCCGCAGCGCACGTTGCTGGCCGGTGCCGCGATGGATGCGGCGAATGTCGCCGATGCCGCCGCGCTGGAAGGCATTTGCCACGGCGACGCGACGCGATGA
- a CDS encoding MMPL family transporter — MSGARRLALALLWLVALLILATLVAPRLQLSGDLRKFMPSPQTPAQKLLIDELGEGPGSRLLLIGLTGPDAQTLAAQSQSLRDRLASLPSFKLVANGAALGPEAIPSHLRPYRYLLSSTLDTQALDADYLRAQLDERLQDLGSPAAAMIEPLLSADPTLETLKLAEAWQPANAPQRLHGVWFDKAGREALLAIETHAAGFDPKGQQAAFDSIQAAFADVRGDTATRMSLTGPGAFSVEIGNRTAREASLIGTLDSLVFVLLLWVAYRSWKAPLLGGLPLASAGLAGLGAVALAFDGVHGITVAFGFTLIGVVQDYPIHLFSHQRAGVSPWASARALWPTLTTGVVSTCIAYLTFLVSGVDGLQQLAVFTVVGLATAALATRFLLPALIDPAPRDAADSVWLGRCWERLARWPRLRGGAVLVIALIAAAIAAFAPGSFWQNDLGRLTPVPPAALARDAQLRNELGAPDVRYVLVVQQPDVESALQASERLLPELQRLRDDGAIAGYDLAARYLPSAATQKTRQSHLPDRDALRAVLDQAMSGGPFQSGAFDEFVADVERAKQAPALRPGDLAGTPLAASVEGLLLQRSGHVTALVALSGVHDPAAVATAAARNGAQLLDLKQASESLVAQYRQRVLWALALAAVLLTAAVWVALRSPRRVLRVLAPMALSTLLILALLRAVGVELNLFHLVSLILAAGLGLDYALFFDHAGDDRSEQLRTLHAVIVCSLTTLLVFALLAASSIPVLRAIGSTVALGVVCNFVLALLIVRAPASEAGDGA; from the coding sequence ATGAGTGGAGCCCGACGCCTCGCCCTCGCGCTGCTGTGGCTGGTGGCGCTGCTGATCCTGGCGACGCTGGTCGCGCCGCGGCTGCAGCTCAGCGGCGACCTGCGCAAGTTCATGCCGTCGCCGCAGACGCCCGCGCAGAAGCTGCTGATCGACGAACTGGGCGAAGGCCCGGGTTCGCGCCTGCTGCTGATCGGCCTGACCGGCCCGGATGCGCAGACGCTGGCCGCGCAGTCGCAATCGTTGCGCGACCGGCTTGCATCCCTGCCGTCCTTCAAGCTGGTCGCCAACGGCGCGGCGCTGGGGCCGGAGGCGATCCCGTCGCACCTGCGCCCCTACCGTTACCTGCTGTCGTCGACGCTGGATACGCAGGCGCTCGATGCCGACTACCTGCGTGCGCAACTCGATGAGCGCCTGCAGGACCTGGGCTCGCCGGCGGCGGCGATGATCGAGCCGCTGCTGTCGGCCGACCCGACCCTGGAGACGCTCAAGCTGGCCGAAGCCTGGCAGCCGGCGAACGCGCCGCAGCGCCTGCACGGCGTCTGGTTCGACAAGGCCGGGCGCGAGGCGCTGCTTGCGATCGAGACGCACGCCGCCGGCTTCGATCCCAAGGGCCAGCAGGCCGCGTTCGACTCGATCCAGGCCGCGTTCGCCGATGTGCGCGGTGACACCGCCACGCGCATGTCGCTGACCGGGCCGGGTGCGTTCTCGGTGGAGATCGGCAACCGCACCGCGCGCGAAGCCAGCCTGATCGGCACGCTCGACAGCCTGGTCTTCGTGTTGTTGCTGTGGGTGGCCTACCGCAGCTGGAAGGCGCCCTTGCTGGGTGGGCTGCCGCTGGCCAGCGCCGGCCTGGCCGGACTGGGCGCGGTCGCACTCGCCTTCGACGGCGTGCACGGCATCACGGTTGCCTTCGGTTTCACCCTGATTGGCGTGGTCCAGGACTATCCGATCCATCTGTTCAGCCACCAGCGCGCCGGTGTCTCGCCTTGGGCGAGTGCGCGCGCGCTGTGGCCGACGCTGACCACCGGCGTGGTGTCGACCTGTATCGCGTACCTCACGTTCCTCGTCTCCGGCGTCGATGGCCTGCAGCAGTTGGCGGTGTTCACCGTGGTCGGCCTGGCGACGGCAGCCCTGGCGACGCGGTTCCTGCTGCCGGCACTGATCGATCCGGCGCCGCGCGATGCCGCCGATTCGGTCTGGCTCGGGCGCTGCTGGGAACGCCTGGCTCGCTGGCCACGGCTACGCGGTGGTGCGGTGCTGGTGATCGCGCTGATCGCTGCCGCGATCGCTGCATTCGCGCCCGGTTCGTTCTGGCAGAACGACCTCGGCCGCCTGACCCCGGTGCCACCCGCCGCGCTGGCACGAGACGCGCAGCTGCGCAACGAACTCGGCGCCCCCGACGTGCGCTACGTGCTGGTGGTGCAGCAGCCCGATGTCGAGTCGGCATTGCAGGCCTCCGAGCGATTGCTGCCGGAGCTGCAGCGCCTGCGCGACGACGGCGCCATCGCCGGCTACGACCTGGCCGCGCGCTACCTGCCCAGCGCCGCGACGCAGAAGACGCGTCAGTCGCATTTGCCCGACCGCGACGCTTTGCGCGCGGTGCTCGACCAGGCGATGAGCGGCGGGCCGTTCCAATCCGGCGCCTTCGACGAGTTCGTCGCCGATGTCGAACGCGCGAAACAGGCGCCGGCATTGCGGCCGGGCGATCTGGCCGGCACGCCGCTGGCGGCCAGCGTCGAAGGCTTGCTGCTGCAGCGCAGCGGCCACGTCACCGCGCTGGTGGCCTTGAGCGGCGTGCACGATCCGGCGGCCGTCGCCACTGCAGCAGCGCGCAACGGCGCGCAGCTGCTCGACCTCAAGCAGGCGTCGGAATCGCTGGTCGCCCAGTATCGCCAGCGCGTGCTGTGGGCGCTGGCGCTGGCGGCGGTGCTGCTGACCGCGGCGGTGTGGGTGGCGTTGCGCTCGCCGCGCCGCGTGCTGCGGGTACTGGCACCGATGGCGCTGAGCACGCTGCTGATCCTGGCGCTGCTGCGCGCGGTTGGGGTCGAGTTGAACCTGTTCCATCTGGTCTCGCTCATCCTCGCCGCCGGCCTTGGCCTGGATTACGCATTGTTCTTCGATCATGCCGGCGACGACCGCAGCGAACAGCTGCGCACGCTGCACGCGGTCATCGTCTGCAGCCTGACCACCTTGCTGGTGTTCGCGTTGCTGGCGGCGTCGAGCATCCCGGTGCTGCGCGCCATCGGCTCGACGGTCGCTCTCGGCGTGGTCTGCAACTTCGTGCTGGCGCTGCTGATCGTGCGTGCGCCGGCGAGCGAGGCGGGCGATGGCGCGTGA